From the Triticum dicoccoides isolate Atlit2015 ecotype Zavitan unplaced genomic scaffold, WEW_v2.0 scaffold181663, whole genome shotgun sequence genome, one window contains:
- the LOC119344712 gene encoding uncharacterized protein LOC119344712, with protein sequence MPEAVSKVLDDDNLLIEVLLCVGFPTTLVRAAIVCKRWYNHASDCTFLCRFRKRHPPCLLGFYVNRGSASSGLSPPLFVHVQPQPPELTTVIFRVASHSFGTYENRLWIMDCQNGIVFTRHHEGVLTHGVHCPLYRKRDMAFIPPPPRVQDRNPYILVAVLSKEEGDDLSYFCMLVKYATEKGKFKVHIYMLQDGKWYIHASVTDHFNYPRVGQKPVLINNKIYMVSSLSGEITVLDLTALTFSTIQPPQGVESHYFSTIFSQANDPSGVYLIHDHAEEFQLRIWLHKEDSWLLVDTICLHDMRAVLGMSDHCIEEKDIGTVKIIVVGENA encoded by the coding sequence ATGCCAGAGGCGGTGTCCAAGGTGCTCGATGACGACAACCTCCTCATCGAGGTCCTCCTCTGTGTTGGCTTCCCCACCACCCTTGTACGTGCTGCTATCGTCTGCAAACGTTGGTATAACCATGCCTCTGACTGCACTTTCCTTTGCCGTTTCCGTAAACGCCACCCACCTTGCCTCCTTGGCTTCTATGTCAACAGAGGGTCCGCATCCTCAGGATTGAGCCCTCCGCTTTTCGTCCATGTCCAGCCCCAACCCCCAGAGCTCACCACCGTCATCTTCCGCGTGGCGAGCCATAGCTTCGGCACCTATGAAAACAGACTATGGATCATGGACTGCCAAAATGGCATTGTCTTCACCAGACATCACGAAGGAGTACTGACACATGGAGTGCACTGCCCTTTGTACCGTAAGAGAGACATGGCCTTCATCCCACCACCCCCACGCGTCCAGGACAGGAATCCCTACATTTTGGTTGCAGTCCTCTCTAAAGAAGAAGGTGACGACCTTTCCTACTTCTGTATGTTGGTGAAGTATGCCACCGAGAAAGGGAAGTTCAAGGTGCACATATATATGTTACAAGATGGCAAATGGTACATACATGCCTCTGTCACAGACCATTTCAATTATCCACGAGTAGGACAAAAACCTGTGCTCATCAACAATAAAATCTATATGGTGTCCTCCTTGAGTGGAGAAATTACTGTCTTGGATTTGACAGCCTTAACTTTTTCCACAATTCAGCCCCCACAAGGAGTGGAGTCTCACTATTTTAGCACCATCTTCTCACAGGCCAATGATCCTTCCGGTGTATATCTCATCCATGACCATGCCGAGGAGTTTCAACTTCGCATATGGCTCCACAAGGAGGACAGCTGGTTGCTGGTGGATACCATTTGCTTGCACGACATGCGTGCTGTTTTGGGGATGTCAGATCACTGCATAGAGGAGAAGGATATTGGTACGGTGAAGATAATCGTGGTGGGAGAGAATGCATAA